In the genome of Megalops cyprinoides isolate fMegCyp1 chromosome 7, fMegCyp1.pri, whole genome shotgun sequence, one region contains:
- the oard1 gene encoding ADP-ribose glycohydrolase OARD1, producing the protein MNIITSKSNPHCLPVVCIPMDTEKVQGQTEEKYEDKFTKEDHGTACMGSQSPFGTPCPLARKGQGLRYVKGNLFSCPADESLAHCISEDCRMGAGIAVLFKKTFAGVDELKAQRKTPGECAVLRRGQRFIYCLITKKKASQKPTYDTLRQSLQAMKTHCLENGVTRLSMPRIGCGLDRLTWGKVSVMIEEVFQDANVSITVYTL; encoded by the exons ATGAATATAATCACTTCGAAATCAAACCCCCACTGTTTGCCTGTAGTGTGCATACCGATGGATACCGAAAAGGTGCAGGGTCAAACGGAAGAGAAATACGAA GACAAATTTACGAAGGAAGACCATGGAACAGCTTGTATGGGCTCCCAATCTCCATTCGGAACA CCCTGTCCTCTGGCCCGTAAGGGGCAGGGCCTGCGCTATGTGAAGGGCAATCTCTTCTCCTGCCCTGCCGACGAGTCTCTGGCTCACTGTATCAGTGAGGACTGCCGCATGGGTGCTGGCATCGCTGTGCTCTTCAAGAAGACCTTTGCCGGGGTGGACGAGCTGAAAGCGCAGC GGAAGACCCCTGGAGAGTGTGCGGTGCTGAGGAGAGGGCAGAGATTCATCTACTGTCTG ATCACCAAGAAGAAGGCCAGCCAGAAGCCTACATATGACACCCTGAGACAGAGCCTGCAAGCCATGAAAACACACTGTCTGGAGAATGGAGTCACCAGACTCTCCATGCCAAG GATTGGCTGTGGATTGGATCGTCTGACATGGGGGAAAGTGTCTGTGATGATTGAGGAGGTCTTCCAAGACGCCAATGTCAGTATCACAGTGTATACTCTATGA
- the LOC118781226 gene encoding green-sensitive opsin-3 produces MNGTEGKNFYIPMSNRTGLVRSPYEYPQYYLAEPWQFKMLAAYMFFLICFGFPVNGLTLVVTAQHKKLRQPLNFILVNLAVAGLVMVLFGFTITFYTAINGYFVFGPMGCAIEGFMATLGGQVALWSLVVLAIERYIVVCKPMGSFKFTSTHAIAGIVFTWIMALSCAAPPLFGWSRYLPEGMQCSCGPDYYTLNPDYNNESYVMYMFTCHFMVPVFIIFFTYGSLVCTVKAAAASQQDSASTQKAEKEVTRMVILMVLGFLVAWTPYASFAAWIFMNKGAAFSAQSYAIPAFFSKSSALFNPIIYVLLNKQFRNCMLTTLFCGKNPMGDDESSSVSSASKTEVSSVSPA; encoded by the exons ATGAACGGCACTGAGGGTAAGAACTTCTACATCCCCATGTCCAACCGGACGGGGCTGGTCAGGAGTCCCTATGAGTACCCGCAGTACTACCTGGCAGAGCCATGGCAGTTCAAGATGCTCGCCGCCTACATGTTTTTCCTCATCTGCTTCGGCTTCCCCGTCAACGGCCTGACGCTGGTGGTCACCGCCCAGCACAAGAAGCTCCGCCAGCCCCTCAACTTCATCCTGGTCAACCTGGCTGTGGCCGGCCTGGTGATGGTCTTATTCGGCTTCACCATTACCTTCTACACTGCCATCAACGGCTACTTCGTGTTCGGGCCCATGGGCTGTGCCATCGAGGGTTTCATGGCTACCCTGGGAG GCCAGGTGGCTCTCTGGTCCCTGGTGGTGCTGGCCATTGAGAGGTACATCGTGGTCTGCAAACCTATGGGCAGCTTCAAGTTCACCTCCACCCATGCCATTGCTGGCATTGTTTTCACCTGGATCATGGCCCTCAGCTGTGCAGCACCACCCCTCTTTGGCTGGTCCAG GTACCTCCCTGAGGGCATGCAGTGCTCCTGTGGACCCGATTACTACACTCTGAACCCTGACTACAATAATGAGTCCTACGTCATGTACATGTTCACCTGCCACTTCATGGTCCCCgtcttcatcatcttcttcaCATACGGAAGCCTCGTCTGCACAGTCAAGGCG GCTGCTGCCTCCCAGCAGGACTCTGCTTCCACACAGAAGGCTGAGAAGGAAGTCACACGCATGGTCATCCTGATGGTCCTGGGTTTCCTGGTTGCATGGACCCCTTATGCCAGCTTTGCTGCCTGGATCTTCATGAACAAAGGCGCAGCCTTCTCTGCCCAAAGCTATGCCATCCCAGCCTTCTTCTCCAAGAGCTCAGCCTTGTTCAACCCCATCATCTATGTGCTGCTAAATAAACAG TTCCGTAACTGCATGCTGACCACCCTCTTCTGTGGAAAGAACCCAATGGGAGATGATGAGTCTTCCTCTGTATCATCTGCAAGCAAGACAGAGGTGTCTTCTGTTTCTCCAGCATAG
- the LOC118780142 gene encoding C->U-editing enzyme APOBEC-2-like produces the protein MADKKEGKGARRVPVKQKEKKAEKKVEKAPEKEAEKEKEEEKVEKVEKVEKVEKVEKGPAAAEGQEGSTAPPEGAAAAEENGEFKLEPIELPPFEIIVGERMNPFFFKFQFKNVEYSSGRNKTFLCFLVDSQGNNNTGMRGYLEDEHAGGHAEEAFFQQVLPEYDPAVRYLVTWYVSSSPCAACAAKLVEILQARKTMRLVIYSARLFMWEEPEIEAGLKVLAGAGCKLRMMKPSDFVYVWDTFVENEEQTFTPWEDCQENYDYYQERLSDILK, from the exons ATGGCAGACAAAAAGGAAGGGAAGGGTGCTCGTCGTGTGCCAGTGAagcagaaggagaagaaggcGGAGAAGAAGGTGGAGAAGGCCCCcgagaaagaggcagagaaggagaaggaggaggagaaggtggagaaggtggagaaggtggagaaggtggagaaggtggagaagggCCCTGCAGCGGCTGAGGGGCAGGAGGGCAGTACAGCACCACCCGAGGGGGCCGCCGCCGCCGAGGAGAATGGGGAATTCAAGCTGGAACCCATTGAGCTGCCGCCTTTCGAGATCATCGTAGG GGAGAGGATGAACCCCTTCTTCTTCAAGTTCCAGTTCAAGAATGTGGAGTACTCCTCTGGCCGGAACAAAACCTTCCTGTGCTTCCTAGTGGACTCCCAAGGCAACAACAACACAGGTATGAGGGGCTACCTGGAGGACGAGCACGCAGGTGGACACGCCGAAGAGGCCTTCTTCCAGCAGGTTCTACCCGAGTACGACCCGGCGGTGCGCTACCTGGTCACCTGGTACGTGTCCTCCAGCCCCTGTGCCGCATGCGCGGCCAAGCTTGTGGAGATCCTGCAGGCGCGCAAAACCATGCGTCTCGTCATCTACTCCGCCCGCCTCTTCATGTGGGAGGAGCCCGAGATCGAGGCGGGGCTGAAGGTGCTGGCCGGCGCCGGGTGCAAGCTGCGCATGATGAAGCCCTCGGACTTTGTCTATGTCTGGGACACGTTTGTAGAGAACGAGGAACAGACCTTCACCCCCTGGGAGGACTGCCAGGAGAATTACGACTACTACCAGGAGAGGCTGTCCGACATCCTGAAGTGA
- the slc6a22.2 gene encoding solute carrier family 6 member 22, tandem duplicate 2 has product MTLSETKTQERGQWGSKIEYFLAMAGNIIGLGNVWRFPYLCYKNGGGVFLVPYVLFLFTCGVPLFLLETSLGQYTSQGGITCWRKICPLFEGLGYGSQVLVLYAGIYYIIILAWAFLYLFSSFSSELPWASCKNTWNTDTCIEFDQENLTDLIPQKTTSPVMEFWERRVLGLSAGIEEMGSVRWELALCLLLCWIICYFCVWRGVKSTGKVVYFTATFPYVMLLVLLVRGLTLPGAKDGIIFYLYPDPPRLADPQVWLDAGSQILYSYGLCNGCLTALGSYNKYNNNCYKDCFYLCLLNSGTSFVAGFAIFSVLGFMAREQGVDISVVAESGPGLAFIAYPRAVAMMPVPQLWAIFFFIMIILLGLDSEFVNQESLVTAVSDMYPSFFQVGHRRKLLLLLISVVSFFIGLVMVTEGGLYVFLLFDYYACSGMALLVFAIFQSVCVGWIYGADRLYDNIEDMIGYRPWPLMKYCWLYITPVMCIGTFIASLVKYTPLTFDNSYEFPWWGYLIGGVLTLSSTLMVPVWMLYVMCVTPGTLRQKVEALCTPAKDLPQPGTVKGSLSPQTFETFTELCTLRPSRTSGASSQTGGQRSLASTPTGHFHWV; this is encoded by the exons ATGACCCTGTCTGAAACCAAAACCCAGGAGAGGGGCCAATGGGGAAGTAAAATCGAGTACTTCCTGGCCATGGCAGGAAACATCATTGGCCTGGGGAACGTGTGGAGGTTCCCATACCTGTGCTACAAGAATGGAGGAG GTGTGTTCCTTGTACCCTACGTGCTGTTCCTTTTCACCTGTGGCGTTCCCCTCTTCCTTCTGGAGACGTCCCTGGGCCAATACACCAGCCAGGGTGGAATTACCTGCTGGAGGAAAATCTGCCCCCTCTTTGAAG gattGGGCTATGGCAGTCAGGTCCTTGTTCTGTATGCCGGCATCTATTACATCATCATTCTGGCCTGGGCGTTCCTCtacctcttctcctccttcagctctgAGCTCCCCTGGGCCTCCTGCAAAAACACCTGGAATACAG ACACCTGCATTGAGTTTGACCAGGAGAACCTCACAGACCTCATTCCCCAGAAGACCACATCACCTGTGATGGAATTCTGGGA GAGGAGGGTGCTGGGGCTGTCTGCGGGCATTGAGGAGATGGGCAGTGTGAGATGGGAGCTTGCTCTGTGTCTTCTGCTATGCTGGATCATCTGTTACTTCTGCGTTTGGAGGGGGGTGAAGTCCACAGGAAAG GTGGTGTACTTCACTGCCACCTTCCCCTATGTgatgctgctggtgctgctggtcCGAGGCCTCACGCTACCGGGGGCCAAAGACGGCATCATCTTTTACCTGTACCCAGACCCACCCCGGCTTGCCGACCCACAG gtgtggctggaTGCTGGGAGCCAGATACTCTACTCCTATGGACTTTGTAATGGCTGTCTGACAGCACTAGGCAGTTACAACAAGTACAACAACAACTGCTACAA AGACTGTTTCTACCTGTGCCTTCTGAACAGCGGGACCAGCTTTGTGGCGGGCTTTGCCATCTTCTCAGTGCTGGGCTTCATGGCGCGTGAACAGGGGGTGGACATCTCAGTGGTAGCCGAATCAG GTCCTGGCCTGGCTTTCATTGCATACCCTCGGGCTGTGGCTATGATGCCTGTACCCCAACTATGGGccatcttcttcttcatcatgATCATCTTACTGGGGCTAGACAGTGAG tttgTGAATCAGGAGTCACTGGTCACAGCGGTCTCAGACATGTACCCTTCCTTCTTTCAAGTTGGCCACCGGCGTAAACTCCTCCTTCTGCTCATCAGTGTGGTCAGCTTCTTCATTGGCCTGGTGATGGTCACAGAG GGAGGCCTGTATGTCTTCCTGCTGTTTGATTACTACGCCTGCAGTGGGATGGCCCTGCTTGTGTTTGCGATCttccagtctgtgtgtgttggctggATCTACG GTGCTGACCGTCTGTATGACAACATTGAGGATATGATTGGCTATCGGCCCTGGCCCCTAATGAAGTACTGCTGGCTGTATATCACCCCAGTTATGTGCATT GGCACCTTCATTGCCTCCCTGGTCAAGTACACACCCCTCACGTTTGACAACAGCTATGAGTTTCCCTGGTGGGGCTACCTCATCGGTGGGGTCCTAACTCTCTCCTCTACTCTCATGGTGCCTGTCTGGATGCTGTATGTTATGTGTGTAACACCTGGGACACTGCGACAG AAAGTGGAAGCGCTCTGCACCCCAGCAAAGGACTTGCCCCAGCCTGGAACGGTCAAGGGGTCTCTGAGCCCCCAAACCTTTGAGACTTTCACGGAGCTGTGCACTCTGCGCCCCAGCCGGACGTCTGGGGCTTCCTCTCAAACAGGAGGCCAGCGCAGCCTTGCTTCCACACCCACAGGCCACTTTCACTGGGTTTAA